The window GAATATGAGGGTTATCAAATTATGTCAataataatttttgggtaaaccattATAACCAGGCatttaaaatagcaaaaaaataaaaataattaaaaaaaactttagtcTGCTGATCTCAGCAATGTGGTGTTCAACTGCTGTCATGAGAATCATATATTGATTACTGTAAAAACCTGAGAGCTGAGTTAAAGTGCACCTAGCAAATTAAACCATCATTGTAAACCTGCCAAACTGCTTACAGATAAACCTCTTCCCGAGTCCACTGAAGAGGTCTTGCTCTGCTACAAGTTTTCCTTTTCAGGAAAGCAGCTACACTTGGCCCATGTAGTTGTAACAACACATTTAGATCTGTAATGGCCTATCAAAAACATTTAGCCAGAGCTGTTAAGAATGCTTTGTCTTAAGCAAACATATAACAGTGTTTGAGCAACTGTGTGCCAAGAGGTTTTAGGAACATGTCCTGCTTTTCAGCTTTATTacattgctttcttttttttccttgctTTGGAGTATCCTCTTCCAAACCAGCCACCTTGAACCACTACAATGTCATCTTGGACCTGTGGGTCTTGTGAAACATCCTCCAGAGCAGGAGGTGCTATCTCTTTACGACTATGACTGTCCTTCTCCTCTGCACAGAGTGGCGTGGCCAAGCTGAAGATGGGGTCTTTTGATctgttatttatgaaaaatacaggGACACAATGTTAATTATGCAACGGATAGTTCCAATCCTGCTGATTGGCCAATACAGTGATTAAGTCATGTTAAAACATACAATAACCTTTATTTGTCAGGTACTATATCTTCTAGCAGAAGGATGACACTTTTTGAATTTGCTTAAATATTCAATGTatactttaaatgttttattaaaatgaacaagGCACTCTACTGCATTTCGTGCCAAACAACACCCTTAAACTGTAACTATATTCATAATACAGCACAGCTTCTCGTCCCTTAAAGCTTAATTAACAGTATCTTAGGTAAATATATTAGTGATGCAAAGCAAACTCAtgaggtgaaaaaggtgagatAATCATAGCGGGAGTTTCTGATgtatattttcagttaatttgtTGTATTCCAAGACTTAACCAAACAATTttggcaaattagcttcagaaaaggtaactagctgaaaggtgagtagtctGCATCCTTGATATATTCTATTTCTAAAGACATGGTCTTGCCTGTTGTAGACTGGAATCTCAAAGCCCAGCTCCTTCATGAGTAGACCCATCACAGCATCACACTTCCCATGAATCTTCAGAGTAGCGAAGTTATCTTTCGGTGTCCACTATGataaaaaagaaaactgtatCAAGCTGCTGGATAATGTTAAAAGTCTCCTTTGACTTGATGAAAAACAGAAGAATAAATAGGTTTTATGAACGGAGACGTCACCTGTAGATTTACAATGTACAACTTTGGTCTTTTATTTGCTGGTCTGTTCATGCACCATAAGCAGGAATATTTCTTCAACACCTAACAGAGAAACACATAACACATATTACcagcacaataaaaaaatacatatacactgTTGAGATAATTTTGTGATTTGAACTgtgatataaataaatgaaactgtGACGTCAATGAGCAGTGCTGCAGTTCTAATGATCTGTTATACATTATATAAAGTAATAATGTTCATTCTTGTTAATGAGCGTTATTATCTGGTTGGTTTATAATTAAAACAAACATACGTAGGTTCTTTATTGAAAAGTGGACAAAATACGTTTCAGCCTTTTCTCAGTGTTTGAATTTGTCAGATGTGTAATAAGTTTTTCAAAAACAAATCCTCACATGTATAACGTAACACTTATTAAGTCTGAGAATTGTGCCCTatagaaatataaatatttaactgCTTAAATACACATTTCACATAAATAACAGTATTTGGCATTGATCAGAAATATTAGCAGCTGCTTTTGATTGTACAAGTTACCtactacattaaaaataaatgacaaactgTACAGGACAAAATTGATCAGTTTTAGATCACATATCTTTTCACAAAGAGCCAATACCCACTGCAGAAAGGAGATGTTGGTCCCATGTGATCAGGGGTAttgaattaaagttccaagaagTCCAGTCTCGATATTTCCTTCCCACCAAAGGTCCAAACAATAACAACATATTTCGTAgccatactgactactgacaaTGTGTAAGAAAAGCAAATTTTTGGGGGGGAATAGTTATAAAttccaagttggcagcaatagtactttgtaaaataagaaaaaaattccaccaaaacagtcaaaaacatctCTTAACTGTTCAAGGATTTGGACATTGGAGGCCCAGAGACAACCAAAGTAGTGGGGATCTTCTATATGTTTACATTCAGGCCTTGTAACTGATGAAAGAATGAGGGTTCAGGGGTAACCCCCAAGAGAATATTTAGgcaatgtaaaagtctgaatggaccatttttatattttccttaaaatgcaaatctacAAAAAACAAAGTACAATATGAAAAGTACAGTAAGTACAGTATCAAAATAGTGCAGTTTTAAAAAACTGTTTGCTATAGTTAAGTATACAGTATAAGGtctgactatcaaataatggaaatgtttttcatcaCAAGCAGAGAAcaaagttttggttgtctttcccttgccatccatgccagagatgatgacataaATAATAAATCTTTCAAACATAAATCTCTTTGATTATTATCAAAAGGTTCTAGACATGTTGATTAATACAGCTAATTTTAGACAGAAGATAATTATTACAATCTAAAGGCGCTCTGGAGCAACGATgaattgtcctgtcacaaacttGGCTTAACTGAACCGTCGGAGTCATATCAGACACATGAAGATTATTTCACTTTGCTACATTCTCGTTTTCTGCAGTGCGTTTTAGCGAAGGGTGCTGGTATCCATCTATGCAGTTGCTCACTGTATTCCTCCACTAGAAAAATATTAGAGGATAAAGCACTGAAAGATCAGTTCTATATTTGCCCTGGAGCGATTGCAGTGTACAAAACTCTATTGTTTTGTTGGGCTGCTAACTTAGTGTAGAAACGGTGAGATGGGACAACCATTATCATGATGTCTCGATGCCCAGATGGAACCAATCGTGGTCCGCTAATTGGCGACCACTGCATTAGATCATCAATAATTGTGTATTTATCGTTAAATCTGTCACCGCTATTATGTGTTATAAGTTTAAAATCAGCCGTTTGGGACTTCAGGGTTTGTACGATGCCTTAGTAAAATGCAAATCTACCGATGCCAGCCGCGGAACAATTGGATCACATTAGAGCAGGATGAGTTTGTCCTAATGCACCAATAATGACGGGAATTTACAGCTCAAACTTACACCAATCTTTTGAAATCAGCATGTTTTACCATCTTACCTTCAAACTGGATCCTAAACAGAGGATCACGTCAGCCTGTTTTGCCGCTTCAGCCGCTCCCTTCCAGTTGAGTGGTTGTTCCAGGGTGCCACGTTCACCGAAATGCACAATGGTGTCTCTGAGCTCCAGTCTGCAGTCTGGACACAGACGACTGGTACCGTGTCTATGCAGAGCTGTATGCTCGGTCACGTCAAACAATCTGATGAACTCTCGTGCTGGAGTGCAGGAAACACACACCTGTGTGACAGATGGAGATTACAGAGGGTCAGAACGTGAACGTATTACACTGTTACACGCAGATGTCATCcttttataacatttataaacatCTATAAATACTTTCTGCTGAACAGCATGAATCAGTATTCTCTTTGGTTAGGGTAATACTAGGATTTCAGGATGATGTTCCTTGTAAACTGTATGAAAGAGCAGACTGTTTTCCTAAAAGTTGTCATTGAGAGCGGGTAGCATTCCTAAAATTTGTTGGCGGGAGCTGGAGGTATTCTTAAGAGTTGTCGGAAGGCGGAATTCCTAATTATTTTCTGTGGGAGTTGCGGGCATTCCATAAACTTGTTTGTGGGAGCGGGCTTTATTCTTAGACTTTTATAGACTTGAAGTAGGGGGCAAGCGGCGTTCCTAAGAGTTGTTTGCGGGAGCAGGCAGAATTTCTAAGCACTGTCTGCTGGAGCAGGCAATATTCCAAAGAGTTGTCGGTGGGAGTGGACGCCATTCCTAAGAGTTGTCTACAGGAACAAGCTGTATTCCTAAGGGTTGTCTGCGGGAGTGCCGGGTATTCTTTAGAATTGTTGGTGTAAGCAGATGTTATTCCAAAAAGCCCTGTACACGCTGTCAGCAATATTGTCTCTaaatgtcgctagtctctgtactcgGTGTCGCTAGTAGCCATTCCTACTGCAGTCGCTCTAACATTATTGGTCGGCTGTACAAATGGCCATATCTTTAGAAAATATGATCACAGATTAGATTTAATGctggtaaaactaagatatcattgtTACCTCTAATAAtaaacattctgcaggggagagtgtttttacaTAAACTGCAgctgtgctcaatgcatcatatcatgaacaagacAAGACAAACAATCTATTACTGTATGAATGAAACTCACAATGCCGACAATTTCTGGTACATGATCCAATTTGATAAGAAATCAGTTTACTTGCCgctaaaaatgagaattctggaGGGAAAAGTGTTGGAAACTGCAGCAATGCTCAATCATATCAATGAATGATCTTTCAGTgtatcaaactcactcagaatgctgtCAATTTCGAACACGGTTTTCCACGCATCGTTTTATTACATCCATGTATGTGgatacagacaaatgatatagaacagtgaaatcgatgacaacaacaactccatgacgtgagctccactgtcttctCTTATTTGTAGTCGCTAAGAAATACCTACGCTTACACTGTAAGCTGACGTTTACCTCTTAAAAAACGTCATTGCGCGTCGCATCGACaaagaccacaacagctgtgactggtgcactttgtaaccagagactgCCTCCCAGGATGACAACAAGgatgtttatttagttttaacgCCATGTCAGCAACTAGGCTATTCACATGGCAAACAAAGGTTCGTCAATACATATTTGCAATATTAGATAAGACACTAAGTTTATACaagataaaaactgtaaaaatctgttcagatggtacttttccatattggtttaatccatattcCAAAAGGTTTGATCGCTTTAGGTCTAGTTTCATACAGATGAGAACATTCTTGTTGGAATACTGGTGTAGAGGCAGGATTACTTAAATTTGCTTCGAGTTTGACTGCGTATTGTAAGGCCAGTTTCAGACGCCTATTCTGGAGGGAAGGTTCATCGGCTTCTTTATAAAGGCTTTGAATGGGACTTGTTCTGAAGGCTCCAAGAGCTAGACATATTCCCTGGTGGTGTATTGTGTCAAGTGTTCGAATGTATGACTTCTTTGCCTGACCATACACAGTACTCCCATAATCCAGTCGGGATCTATTTAATGTTCTGTAGAGACGTAAAAGAATAGTAGTGTCCGCAACCCCATTTTGTATTGGCCAGGACTTTTAAAATATTGATTGTATTAAAACTTTTTTCCTCAACATCTTCATATGTTGGATAAAGGTGAATTTATCATAGACAAGGCCTAAGAATTTGAAGTCATTCACTACTTTGTTGGGTTCTCCCTCCATACTCAACTCTGGGTCAGGGTGTAAGGATCAGAGAAGGCAACAATGCATACATACtgactttgttttggaaaatCTGAATCCGTTCTTTATTGAccagttgtttattttatttatgcatagTTGTAGCTGTCGtacaattatattaatatttttccccCATAGCATATGCATAGGTCATCAATGTATAGGCTCCGAAAAATAACTGTAAATAACTGGGTCAATAACTTTACTATTTACTATTGACTGTTGTCGGAGAGGGACTCCGATTGCGGGGTTCTCAGATCTCCGCCATATCTATATCTTTTATATGATCAGAAATACTATTGATTTTGATGCTGAATAAAGTCACTGAATGGATGCTCCCTTGTGGAACTCCCAGCTCTTGTACATGTGGGTTTGATAGTGTAGTTCCTTCTCGAATGCGAAAACGTCTGTTTGTCAAGAAATTGGAGATAAAGATGGGTAGGTTGCCTCTGAGCCCAAGTTCGTACAAGTCTTTGAGTATTCCATATCTCCAGGTGGTATCATAGGCCTTCTCAAGGTCAAAGAAGACAGCTACAAGAAATTCAGGAGTTTCTGTTCCTGTTGTGTACGTATCCTATTGAATTTTGGTCGGCAGTTGTCTAATGAAAGATTTTGCTAGAATGTTGGTTATTTCTTGGATCGTAGTTACGAGAGTGCCTTGATGCTTGATGTGTCGAATTTGAGTTTCTTCATCTTTGTTTTTCATCTTACGAATCAGGTTCCAGATTTTTGGTGATGGTGTATTTGCTGTTAGGTTAGATACATATTTTCTCCAACTCTGCCTTTTTGCATCATTTATAATCCATCGTGCTTGTGCTCAGCATATCTTAAATCTTACCAGATTTTCTACTGGTGGATGTCTGTTGAAGATTCTCTCCGCTTTTTTCCGAGCTTTTATGGCTTTTTTGCAGTTGTCATCAAACCATGTGTTATGTCTGCTACTTGGTTTTGGTGATGTCTTAGGGATGGTATCATTTGCTATTTCTATCAacttgtctgtgaaacttgtaacTGGGTCTTGGCTGTCTAGGGTTGCTGAATTTAGTTTATCATAACATTGGGTCTGGAACAGGTACCAGTTGGCTTTCTTGAGATACCATCTTGGAAAATTATGTTGGATATTTAATATTCGTTACTTGCAGATGTAATGGTTAGGGGAAAATGATCACTTCCGCATAGATCATCCCAGGTGTGCCATGAGAAATCAAGCAAGAGATCAGGTTTGCATATTGTTAAATAAATTTTTGCATATGTTCCATGTCCTGGGTGCAGGTAAGTGTCTGAGTCGTCGTTGAGGATACATAGTTCATTGTTACTAAAGAAGTCTTCAAGTATTTTTCCCTTCCTATTTGTGTGACGTCCTCCCCATAAAGGGCTGTGACCGTTGAAGTCGCCTGCAAGTATGTAGGGTCTTGGGAGTTGATCAGCAAGATTGCTCAGATCTTGAAGTGTGACAGGTGTATCTAGATGCAAGTAAATGGAACACAATGTGATGGCCCTATGGAGGGTTAAATGTACAGCTATTGCTTGGAGATTAGTGTCTATTTTGACATGACTGTGAATTACGTTGCGGTGAACTAAGATGCTTACTCCTCCTGAAGGACGTTGTATGTTTGGTCCATTTGTTTTAAAACTTAAACTTTTTAGGGATATATGACTATTTGGTGATAAATGTGTTTCTTGGAGACAAAATGCAAGAGGGCTGAGTAACATAGCTAGTTGTTGAAGTTCTGCAAAATTTGCTTTGACACCTCGACAGTTCCATTGAATGATACTGTTGCTTGTCAAGTTGGTAGCACCGGAACTTGGACTCTACTCCTACTCTTAGTAGAGGGACTCCGACTGCGGGGTTCTCAGATCTCTGCCATATCTATATCTTTTATATGATTAACTTTCTGTGGCCTGTTCTCCTGACTAGCCTTTTGTGGCTGTGCTTTTGTGTGGCTTCTTtccttttgatattagggaatGTTCCATTGTCGGATTTGGTTCTTCGCCAACACTAGGATGTGTGTTTGACTGGTAGAGGTTTGAGTGCTTTGCGCTTTCTTTTTTGACGAAGGTGGGTTTTTGTTGCTGATTAACTGAGGTTTGTCTTTTGTTAGCCAGGTCACAGATTACCAACCAAACATACAGTTGAGTGCCAGACAGTGCCAGACTCAACTGTATGTTTGGTTGGTAATGTTACAGATGCAAAGGATTCCTCAAATTTAAATTTGGGAGCTTTTCCACCCCTTTGCATGCTTCTACatagttaactttttttttttgacaatttactctttgaatttctttttctttaatcCATACAGGACAGTGTTTTGATGAGGCCAGGTGATCCCCTGAGCAATTTCGGCATTTTGATGGTTTTAAACAGGTTTCTTCATACCTGTCCTCTCCGCAATTGTAACGGAGCACCCAGTGGAGCAATGACCAAACCTCTGACAACTGAAGCATCTTAGGGGGTTAGGGACGTATATGTCAACAGGGAGCCTCAAGTACCCTAACCAGATCCATTCAGGTAATTGAGATTTGTTGAATGTCATAATATACGTACCGGAAATGAACAAATGAACTTTTCATTTGgtctcctttttttattataatcctCTTTACACTTGTAACACCTTGTTGTGCTAGTTCTGAAGCTATTTCAGTCTCATCTATGTCATGTAGTTCTCTGGTTCTTATTATGCCTTTGCTGGAGTTTAGGTATGGTGTAAAGATGCCTTCATAGGGACATGACAACAAGGATATCTGAGGTAGCATCGCAT of the Myxocyprinus asiaticus isolate MX2 ecotype Aquarium Trade chromosome 49, UBuf_Myxa_2, whole genome shotgun sequence genome contains:
- the LOC127438274 gene encoding NAD-dependent protein deacetylase sirtuin-7-like gives rise to the protein MDARTGRGCSSRAERKAQEKAKIIQREAQRQTVKTISRILLKCMGERTKEERALLQLHQDTVQELSRRQTRRILLKRKQEEVFDDVDNLKTKVKQLAEAIQQAKHVVIYTGAGISTAASIPDYRGPNGVWTQLQKGRSVSTSDLSRAEPTLTHMCIWMLHKMKMVQHVVSQNCDGLHLRSGLPRQALSELHGNMLIEVCVSCTPAREFIRLFDVTEHTALHRHGTSRLCPDCRLELRDTIVHFGERGTLEQPLNWKGAAEAAKQADVILCLGSSLKVLKKYSCLWCMNRPANKRPKLYIVNLQWTPKDNFATLKIHGKCDAVMGLLMKELGFEIPVYNRSKDPIFSLATPLCAEEKDSHSRKEIAPPALEDVSQDPQVQDDIVVVQGGWFGRGYSKARKKKKAM